Below is a genomic region from Candidatus Roseilinea sp..
CGGCTTGCTTCGCGTTCAAGTTCCCCCATCTGGTGGGCCGGATGATCGGCATGAGCGGGATATATGACATCAAGCGCTTCACCGGCGGCTACAGCGACGACAACGTGTATTTCAACAACCCGATGGACTTCATCCAGCATGAACACGACCTGGGCCGGTTGGAGGCGCTGCGTCGCATGGATATCATCTTGGCGACCGGTCGGGATGATGCGCTGCGCGATGAATCTGAGCGCATGAGCGCCGTGCTGTGGAGCAAGGGCATCGGCAATGCGCTGCGGCTGTGGGAGGGCTGGTCGCACGACTGGCCTTATTGGAAGCGCATGTTGCACATTTACATCGGAGGACACGATTAGGGGTCGGGGTCAGAAGTCGGAAGTTGGAAGTCCGACGATTCACGACTTTTTATTCTGATCTCTGGACTCCGGCGTCTGGGTTTTGGCTTCTGAATTCCGACCGTCTGACTTTTGCAATCTGGAGGAAGCATGAAAAAGATCGGAGTGATCGTAGGCCGCGAATGGTCGTGGCCGCCAGCGTTCATTGAAGAGGTGAACGAGCGCAACGAGGGTGTGGTTGCCGAATACGCTAAGCTAGGCGGCACGCGCATGAACGAGCCGTGCCCCTACGCAGTCATTGTGGATCGCATCTCGCATGAGGTGCCGTATTACCGCTCCTACCTCAAGAATGCCGTGTTGCAGGGCACGTATGTCGTCAATAACCCTTTCATGTGGACGGCCGACGACAAGTTCTTCGAGGCGTCGCTGGCCACGAAGTTGGGCATCCACAGCCCAAAGACCGTGGTGCTGCCGAACAAAGACTACGTGCCGGGCATCGTGCACAACGAGAGCCTGCGCAACTTGATGTATCCCATCCCTTGGGCTGAGCACGTGGACTACCTGGGCGGCTTTCCGTTGGTGCTGAAGGATGCGCACGGCGGCGGTTGGAAGGGGGTGTTCGTTGTGCACTCGATGGATGAGCTGTTCGCACGCTACAACGAGAGCGGCCTGCTCACCATGGTGCTGCAAGAGTTCATCCGTTGGGAGAACTACTTGCGCTGCATGTGCATCGGGCAAGAGCACGTCTATGTCGCCAAATACGACCCGGTGAACCGCCGTTATCTCAAGCACGACCTGACGCCGGAGATGCACGAACGCGTCGTGCGCGAATCGCTGATGTTGGTGCGCGCGTTGGGCTATGACATGAACACGATCGAGTGGGCCATTCGCGACGGCGTGCCCTATGCGATTGACTTCATGAATCCTGCGCCGGACATGGACATCAACTCCTGTGGCTACGAGTATCACCGCTGGTGTGTGGAGAGAATGGCCGACATGTGCATCGCGCTGGCCAAGTCACCCCGCCCGCAGCCAACGCCGTATCGGGCGTGAACCTGCCCGAGCGGCGCGGTTGGAGAGGATATGACGGATCTGAACCGGGCGATCGCGCTCTACCACGACCTGCTCGACGACGAGACGGCCCGATCGAGCAGCGAGTTGCTCGAGGCGCAGCAGCAGCGCCACGGGTTGTTCTTCGGCACGCGCCCGCTGTGCACGGTGCTGCGCCCGCGCTTTCTCACGCATGAGCAGTATCGCTTTTTGCAGCGTGCCATCGGCGCGGCCATGCCAGCCTTCGCCAAACTGCACACCACCGCGCTGCGCGACGCGCAGTTCCGTGCGCAGTTCATGCTGGCCGATTGGGAAGAGAAGCTGGTCAACACACCGATGCCTTACCGTGCCAGCAGCCCCACGGCGCGCATGGATGCGTTCTTCGTGCCGGAGACGAACGAGCTGAAGTTCACCGAGTACAACGCCGAGACGCCGGCCGGCATCGGCTACAACGACGCGCTCAGCGACATCATGTTGGGCTTGCCGATCATGCGCAAGTTCGAGCGGCGCTACGAGGTGCGGCCGTTGCCCGGCAAGCATCACGTCTTGCATGCGCTCAGCGAGAGCTACCGACAGTGGGGCGGGCGCGAGCGCATGCGCATCTGCATCCTCGACTGGAAGGACGTGCCGACATACAGCGAGTTCGTCCAGTTCGACCGATATTTCAAGGAGCAGGGCTATGAATGCGTGATCGCCGACCCGCGCGAGTGCGAGTATCGCGATGGCAAGTTCTACGCCCATCCGGCGCACGGCTCCGGACCGCCGTTGCAGGCCAACGTCATTTATAAGCGCGTGCTCATCACCGAGCTGATTGAGCGTGGTGGGTTAGATCATCCGGTGGTCCGGGCAGTGAACGATCGTGCGGTGTGCATGGTCAACCCCTTCCATTGCAAGATCCTGCATCGCAAGACCAGCTTCGCGGTCATCAGTGACGAAGCTAACCGCAAGTTGTTCACCGAGGACGAGCTACAGGCCATCGAGCGATTCATCCCCTGGACGCGCATCGTGGCCGAGCGCTTCACAATCTACCGAGGCCGGCGCGTGGATCTGCTGCCCCTCATCGCGCAACACCGCGAACAGTTCGTGCTCAAGCCGGCGGATGAGTACGGCGGCAAAGGCATCGTGCTGGGTTGGACGGTGACGCAGGACGAATGGAATCGCGCGTTGAACGACGCACTGAACGCTCCGACCATCGTGCAGCAGCGCGTGACCGTGCCGTGCGAGCCCTATCCCAGCTTTGCCGATGGGCATGTGCAAGTGATTGACCGGATGCTCGACACGAACCCCTACATCTGGTATGGGGAGTATGCTTCGAGCTGCCTGACGCGCCTTTCGACGGCGGCGTTGTTGAACGTGACCGCCGGCGGCGGCAGCACGGTGCCGACGTTTGTGATCGAGGAGCGGTGACCTTGCCCGCGCATGTCGCGCGCAGAATGCGTCGCGCCATGGGCGGTCTGGGCCGCCTGCCTTAGCCCGCGAGGATGCCGATGAGACAACCGAGTTTCAACCTTGGGATCGAAGAAGAATATCAAATCGTTGATCCGCAGACGCGCGAGCTGCGCAGCTACATCACGCAGATGATCGAGGACAAGACGCGCACGCTGATGGAGATTGACATCAAGCCGGAGCTGCACCAGTCCATCGTTGAGGTCGGCACCAAGGTGTGCCAGACGCCGGCCGAGGCGCGCGCAGAGCTAGTCCGCCTGCGGCGTGGCGTGATAGAGCTGGCCGGCCAGCATGGGCTAAAGATCGTGGCTGCGGGCACACATCCCTTCTCGAACTGGCTGCACCAGGAAATCACCCCCTTTGAGCGCTACGCCGGCGTCCGACAAGACATGCAGATCCTTGCCCAACAATTGCTCATCTTCGGCACGCATGTCCACGTCGGCATCGAAGACCCCGAGATCATGATTGACGTGATGAACGTGGCGCGCTACCTCATGCCGCATATCCTGTGCCTCTCCACCAGCTCGCCGTTCTGGGTCGGCCAGAACACGGGGTTGATGAGCTACCGCAGCGTGATCTTTCGTAACTTCCCGCGCACCGGCACGGCGCCGCGCTTTAACTCATACGCCGAGTTTCAGCGCTTCGTGGACACATTGGTCAAGACGAACAGCATCCCCGACGGCACCAAGATCTGGTGGGACCTGCGCCCGAACTACAAATACCCCACGCTGGAGATGCGCGTGTGCGACGTATGCACGCGCGTGGACGAGGCGATTTGCATCGCCGCGATCTATCAGGCGATCTGCTACAAGTGTTGGAAGCTGCGCCGCAGCAACATGACCTTTCGCGTGTATTCCTCGTCGCTGATCGAAGAGAACAAATGGCGCGCGGTGCGCTACGGCTTAGACGGCAAGCTGATTGACTTCGGCAAACAGGAGGAGCTGCCGGCCCGCGCCCTGGTGACCGAGATGATCGAGTGGTTCATCGGCGACGTCGTGGATGAGCTGGGCAGCCGCAACGAGGTCGAATACGCCTACAAGATCATGAGCGAAGGCACCAGCGCGCATCGCCAACTCGAAACGTATCGCCAGACCGGCGACCTGAAGGCGGTGGTTGATCGCCTGATCCGCGAGACGGAAGAGGGCGTCTTGTAATTCCCGATGGCGACACATATCCCGCGCAGCTTCAAAGAGATCGCCGGCTTCATGCACGCGGCGCACGATGACATTCTCGATGCGCTGAGCCGGCACGGCATCACCTTCCCCGACTATCCGACCTTCGACCAACCGGGCAACCCGCGCGGCATCGCTGCGGCCAAGGCGCACCCGATGCAAGGCATCCTGAAGTACCACGGCCTGGCCGACTGGGAATGGCGCATCGCCTTTCTGCCCAGCATCAGCGTCACCAACGACGCGGCCTACTCGATCACGCTGGTCGAGTTCGATCCCGACCTGGCGGAGGACGAAGCGATCATCGGCGGGCAGCGCGCGACCGGCCGTGATCTGGAGCGGGTGAAGCATAGCCTGAACGCTGTGCGCAACATTGCGGCCGTCCGGAGCCACGCGCGCGTGCGGTCGCGCAACGTGGTGGCCGGCGGCGCGTTGCGCGCGGGCAAAGGGCTGGGCACCAGCGCCAGCGGCTCGGCAGCGCTGGCCATGGCAGCGATCGCCGCGGCATTTGGCGCAGACGCAGTGCAAAACTGGCGCTTCGTCAGCGCCATGTCGCGCTTGTTGGCCGGCAGCGGCTGCCGCGCCGCCACCGGCGGCGTCTCCCTGTGGATGTCCTATCCCGGCATTGCCCACGAGGATAGCTTCGCCGTCCGGCTGGATACGCGCGGCCAATTGGCGAGCATGCGCCTGATCACCGTGCCGCTCGATTCGCGCATCGGCCTGAAAACCGAAAGCGCTCATGCCGACGCGCCCAACAGCCCGCTCTTCAGATGCTGGATGCGCAACCGGCGCGACGAAGTGCTGCGTTGCATCGAGGCGGTGATGGCCGGGGATTGGCTGACGGTCGCGCAGATGGCCGAGGCCGACAGCATCACGTTGCACGCGGTGACGATGACCGGCGGCGTCGAGCGCAAATTGTTCGCCTGGGAGCCGGAGAACATCACCCTGTTCCGCGCCTGCGATGCGCTGCGCGCCGAAGGCGTGCCGGTCTACTTTTCAACCGACACCGGCCCGACGACCGTGCTGCTGACGGATGCGCCGCATGCGGCGCAGGTGCTCGCCCACGTGCGCGCGCTGGGCTTTGACGCCGTTGAGGGCAACATTGCGCCGGGCGCGCAGTTAGTGGATGTGGAATCGGCGCGGGAAGCGCTGGAGTCGTGAGCGCGCGGCGGCGGCCACATCGGTCGGCCCCAGCGACCCAGGCGCCTCATCCCTGCCACTTTCGGTACTTCCAGAGGGCCTTGAGCGTGGGCCAGCCATCTGCCGGCGAGAGCTTCTTCTGCTCGTAGCGCGCGTGATAGTTGATCGGCACCTCGGCGATGGTGTAGCCGCGGCGCAGGATCTTGGCGGTGATCTCAGCCTCTACGTCGAAACGCCGACACTCCAGTTGTAGCCCCTGCACCACCTCGCGCGCCATCGTCTTGTAGCACGTCTCCATGTCCCTCAGCGCCGAGCCGTAGAGCAGATTGGTGGCAAGCGTGACGAGGCGATTGCCCAGCGCCATGTACCACTTCTGCGTGCCCAGGTCGCGCACACCGTAGACCACCTTGGTCTCCCCGCGCAGGATCGGCGCAATCAGCTTGGCGTAATCGTTGGGATCGTACTCGAGGTCGGCATCCTGGATGATCACGATGTCGCCGCTGACGTGCCGCAGCGCAGTCTGAATGGCGGCGCCCTTGCCGCCGTTCACCTCGTGCGTGATGATTTTCAGGTTGGGGATGTGCGTCTGCGCTTTGAGGATGTGCGGCGTGTCGTCGCGCGAGCAATCATCTACCAGCACGATCTCTTTCTCCACCGGATCGAGCCTGACGTTGGACACACGCTGTAAGATTTCTGCGATGGTGTCGGCCTCATTAAAGACCGGCATGATGATAGACAGCTTCACGACCTAGTATCCTCGGCTGAAGTCTACCTGATTGATCAGCGGCTGGCCACGGCTGAATCGCCTTAAATTCTCCAAAGCGGCCGCTCGCGCTTCGTAG
It encodes:
- a CDS encoding glutathione synthase; translated protein: MKKIGVIVGREWSWPPAFIEEVNERNEGVVAEYAKLGGTRMNEPCPYAVIVDRISHEVPYYRSYLKNAVLQGTYVVNNPFMWTADDKFFEASLATKLGIHSPKTVVLPNKDYVPGIVHNESLRNLMYPIPWAEHVDYLGGFPLVLKDAHGGGWKGVFVVHSMDELFARYNESGLLTMVLQEFIRWENYLRCMCIGQEHVYVAKYDPVNRRYLKHDLTPEMHERVVRESLMLVRALGYDMNTIEWAIRDGVPYAIDFMNPAPDMDINSCGYEYHRWCVERMADMCIALAKSPRPQPTPYRA
- a CDS encoding GHMP kinase, translating into MATHIPRSFKEIAGFMHAAHDDILDALSRHGITFPDYPTFDQPGNPRGIAAAKAHPMQGILKYHGLADWEWRIAFLPSISVTNDAAYSITLVEFDPDLAEDEAIIGGQRATGRDLERVKHSLNAVRNIAAVRSHARVRSRNVVAGGALRAGKGLGTSASGSAALAMAAIAAAFGADAVQNWRFVSAMSRLLAGSGCRAATGGVSLWMSYPGIAHEDSFAVRLDTRGQLASMRLITVPLDSRIGLKTESAHADAPNSPLFRCWMRNRRDEVLRCIEAVMAGDWLTVAQMAEADSITLHAVTMTGGVERKLFAWEPENITLFRACDALRAEGVPVYFSTDTGPTTVLLTDAPHAAQVLAHVRALGFDAVEGNIAPGAQLVDVESAREALES
- a CDS encoding putative glutamate--cysteine ligase 2: MRQPSFNLGIEEEYQIVDPQTRELRSYITQMIEDKTRTLMEIDIKPELHQSIVEVGTKVCQTPAEARAELVRLRRGVIELAGQHGLKIVAAGTHPFSNWLHQEITPFERYAGVRQDMQILAQQLLIFGTHVHVGIEDPEIMIDVMNVARYLMPHILCLSTSSPFWVGQNTGLMSYRSVIFRNFPRTGTAPRFNSYAEFQRFVDTLVKTNSIPDGTKIWWDLRPNYKYPTLEMRVCDVCTRVDEAICIAAIYQAICYKCWKLRRSNMTFRVYSSSLIEENKWRAVRYGLDGKLIDFGKQEELPARALVTEMIEWFIGDVVDELGSRNEVEYAYKIMSEGTSAHRQLETYRQTGDLKAVVDRLIRETEEGVL
- a CDS encoding glycosyl transferase gives rise to the protein MKLSIIMPVFNEADTIAEILQRVSNVRLDPVEKEIVLVDDCSRDDTPHILKAQTHIPNLKIITHEVNGGKGAAIQTALRHVSGDIVIIQDADLEYDPNDYAKLIAPILRGETKVVYGVRDLGTQKWYMALGNRLVTLATNLLYGSALRDMETCYKTMAREVVQGLQLECRRFDVEAEITAKILRRGYTIAEVPINYHARYEQKKLSPADGWPTLKALWKYRKWQG